Proteins encoded in a region of the Paenibacillus sp. E222 genome:
- a CDS encoding Imm63 family immunity protein: MSNIRSKPEIAKTLFQLLERTSFRRQEMENYVNRLFESHKWEGVPYVESEKNAYIVRIYERGMVMLEKRMKQTEEVIYWLLEDIIFTAAHVELLKRYGVDNKQTHLNYTNAVTQELTQSVEKAFQQLGDPYLYWHQTGKRHDLERLEPRKER; encoded by the coding sequence ATGTCCAACATACGAAGCAAACCAGAGATTGCAAAAACTCTTTTTCAGTTGCTTGAGCGCACATCCTTCCGCAGGCAGGAGATGGAGAACTATGTTAACCGCTTGTTTGAGAGCCATAAATGGGAAGGTGTTCCATATGTAGAGAGTGAAAAGAATGCATATATAGTTCGTATATACGAGCGTGGCATGGTCATGTTGGAAAAAAGAATGAAACAGACAGAAGAAGTAATCTACTGGCTGCTGGAGGATATCATTTTTACGGCAGCGCATGTGGAATTGCTGAAACGATATGGTGTGGATAATAAACAGACACACTTGAATTACACAAACGCAGTGACGCAAGAATTGACCCAAAGTGTTGAGAAGGCTTTCCAACAGCTCGGTGATCCTTACTTGTATTGGCATCAGACGGGTAAACGGCATGATCTGGAGAGGCTGGAACCAAGAAAAGAGAGGTGA
- a CDS encoding DUF4375 domain-containing protein, protein MSEQDINDVWYEYALTFVGKKNESAQGWAALTTNEQEIAALWLLEVDVFNGGFVQFFCNWGEEAYLYALRALHTIGATQVLDIIKSAYGCIEHLEEDERLTGLWDIPKFLTSEEEHQLDTLDQQFWNNEDQIAEKAYAYYHRKLNMMSL, encoded by the coding sequence GTGAGTGAACAGGATATTAATGATGTGTGGTATGAATATGCGTTAACCTTTGTGGGGAAAAAGAATGAATCCGCTCAGGGCTGGGCTGCGTTAACAACGAATGAACAGGAAATTGCTGCTTTATGGCTGCTAGAGGTGGATGTCTTTAACGGTGGTTTTGTTCAATTTTTCTGCAACTGGGGAGAAGAGGCGTACCTTTATGCGTTGCGGGCATTACATACGATTGGTGCGACTCAAGTGTTGGATATCATTAAGTCAGCATACGGCTGCATTGAGCATTTGGAAGAGGATGAAAGACTTACCGGACTGTGGGATATTCCTAAGTTTCTAACATCAGAGGAGGAACACCAGCTGGATACGCTGGATCAGCAATTTTGGAATAATGAAGATCAGATTGCAGAAAAGGCATATGCATATTATCACAGGAAGTTGAACATGATGTCTTTATAA
- the tyrS gene encoding tyrosine--tRNA ligase — MNIIDELEWRDAINQQTDAEGLRELTETTSVSLYCGVDPTGDSMHIGHLIPFMMLKRFQLAGHRPVILIGGATGTIGDPSGRQSERSLQTLEEVQANVDALTAQMKKLFVTDGDNQVRMVNNYDWTHKINVIEFLRDYGKNFNLNTMLAKDVVASRLEDGISFTEFSYQILQSLDYLHLFQHEGVQLQIGGSDQWGNITSGLDLIRKKEGPEAKAYGLTIPLMLKSDGTKFGKSAGGSIWLDANKTTPFEFYQFWANTDDRDVIKYLKYFTFLSKEEIEALAEKVEAEPHKREAQKALAEEMTKFVHGDDMLEQAKRITAALFSGDIRSLTADEIEQGFKEMPTFETDGEAKNIVDWLVDLGLEPSKRQAREDVTKGAISMNGEKVTELEFTVSAEHAIGGKFIIIRKGKKNYSLVKLK; from the coding sequence TTGAATATTATTGATGAACTGGAATGGCGTGACGCCATTAATCAACAGACGGATGCGGAGGGTCTGCGTGAGCTGACCGAGACGACGTCGGTTTCATTGTACTGCGGGGTTGACCCTACAGGAGACAGCATGCATATCGGACATTTGATCCCGTTCATGATGCTGAAACGTTTCCAACTTGCTGGGCACCGTCCAGTGATTCTAATTGGTGGGGCAACAGGAACCATTGGTGATCCAAGTGGTCGTCAATCGGAACGTTCCCTGCAAACGTTGGAAGAGGTACAGGCCAATGTGGATGCTCTGACTGCACAAATGAAAAAGCTCTTTGTAACGGATGGCGACAATCAGGTACGTATGGTCAATAACTACGACTGGACACACAAAATCAATGTAATTGAATTTTTGCGTGACTACGGTAAAAACTTTAATCTCAACACGATGCTGGCTAAAGATGTAGTTGCGAGCAGACTGGAAGACGGAATTTCGTTTACCGAGTTCTCCTACCAGATTCTCCAATCGCTCGATTACCTGCACCTGTTCCAACATGAGGGTGTACAGCTGCAAATCGGTGGTTCCGATCAATGGGGCAACATTACAAGCGGTCTGGACCTGATCCGTAAAAAAGAAGGGCCAGAAGCTAAAGCTTACGGTCTGACGATCCCGCTTATGCTCAAATCCGACGGTACGAAATTCGGTAAATCTGCAGGCGGTTCCATCTGGCTGGATGCGAATAAAACGACTCCATTCGAATTCTACCAGTTCTGGGCGAACACGGATGACCGTGATGTAATTAAATACCTGAAGTACTTCACGTTCCTAAGCAAAGAAGAGATTGAAGCTTTGGCTGAAAAGGTAGAAGCGGAGCCGCACAAGCGTGAAGCACAAAAGGCACTCGCTGAAGAAATGACGAAATTTGTTCACGGCGACGATATGCTGGAGCAGGCGAAACGCATTACCGCAGCACTCTTCAGCGGAGATATTCGTTCCCTTACAGCCGACGAAATCGAGCAGGGATTCAAAGAAATGCCGACCTTCGAAACCGATGGTGAAGCGAAAAATATTGTAGATTGGCTCGTGGATCTTGGCCTGGAACCATCCAAACGTCAGGCGCGTGAGGATGTCACCAAAGGGGCTATCTCCATGAATGGTGAGAAAGTGACGGAGCTGGAATTCACGGTCTCTGCAGAGCACGCAATCGGCGGTAAATTCATCATTATCCGCAAAGGCAAGAAAAACTACAGTCTGGTGAAATTGAAATAG
- a CDS encoding YxcD family protein, which yields MVLSMDEIVNAICIHMAERKGVRPTDVNVELSWEEDTGYSAEVWIQGRSQYLVESNMIEAILRYLHSEYDIRAYRENVRLDLDEEITAIVNQ from the coding sequence ATGGTTCTGAGTATGGATGAAATTGTCAACGCGATCTGTATTCACATGGCTGAACGCAAGGGTGTTCGCCCAACCGATGTCAATGTGGAACTGAGCTGGGAAGAAGATACGGGATATTCCGCTGAAGTCTGGATTCAAGGCCGCAGTCAGTATCTGGTCGAATCCAACATGATCGAAGCGATCCTGCGCTACCTGCACAGTGAATACGACATTCGGGCTTACCGTGAGAATGTAAGACTGGATCTGGATGAAGAGATCACAGCGATTGTGAATCAATAA
- a CDS encoding PadR family transcriptional regulator produces MNILSYGLLGLLTREESSGYDLMLKIQPHWQAKHSQIYPLLSKMENDELLASRWVQQSDKPDKKMYAVTEKGIEKLLGWMTTPVTAPVTRDEFNLRILCVGIAEDGSMRRILNERKNWFMERIRYFEDLKSRIPQDHLRVGSREFGSYILVQKGLMNAQTGIEWCNWVTQLLDGQAAIQDPCPSISEK; encoded by the coding sequence ATGAACATACTTTCCTACGGATTGCTCGGGCTTCTTACCCGCGAGGAGTCATCAGGTTATGATCTAATGCTGAAGATCCAGCCGCATTGGCAGGCTAAACACAGTCAGATCTATCCCCTCCTCTCCAAAATGGAAAACGATGAGCTTTTAGCCTCCCGCTGGGTACAACAGTCTGACAAACCAGACAAGAAAATGTATGCAGTCACGGAGAAAGGTATTGAAAAACTGCTGGGATGGATGACCACTCCCGTTACCGCTCCAGTTACGCGCGACGAGTTCAATCTGCGCATTTTATGTGTAGGCATTGCGGAAGACGGAAGCATGAGACGCATTTTGAATGAGCGCAAAAACTGGTTCATGGAACGCATCCGTTATTTCGAAGATTTGAAGTCCCGAATCCCTCAGGATCATTTGCGAGTAGGCAGTCGGGAATTCGGAAGTTACATTCTGGTACAAAAAGGGTTGATGAACGCACAAACGGGTATCGAATGGTGTAACTGGGTAACCCAGCTACTGGATGGTCAAGCGGCAATTCAGGACCCTTGTCCAAGTATTTCAGAAAAATAA
- a CDS encoding carbonic anhydrase: MNNIQEILAYNKSFVETKEYEKYTAGKFPTKKMVIITCMDTRLVEMLPKAMNLKNGDVKIIKNAGAIISQPFGSVMRSVLVAIYELGADEVLVVGHTECGMASLHAETMIGHMVERGVSEEVMSTLENSGIRLQKWLRGFDSVEEGVKHTVEVIKKHPLLPPTVPVHGMVIDSYTGELDLVADGYGQQTSL, from the coding sequence ATGAACAACATTCAAGAGATTCTGGCTTACAACAAATCATTTGTCGAGACTAAAGAATACGAAAAGTATACGGCTGGCAAATTCCCAACCAAAAAGATGGTCATCATCACTTGTATGGATACCCGTCTGGTGGAAATGCTGCCCAAGGCCATGAACCTGAAAAATGGCGATGTGAAAATCATCAAAAACGCTGGCGCAATCATCTCTCAACCTTTCGGGTCTGTTATGCGTAGTGTTCTCGTTGCCATCTATGAGCTTGGTGCCGATGAAGTACTGGTTGTTGGACATACGGAATGCGGTATGGCTTCCCTGCATGCAGAGACTATGATTGGACATATGGTTGAACGGGGTGTATCCGAGGAAGTCATGAGCACACTGGAGAACTCGGGCATACGTTTACAAAAGTGGCTACGCGGGTTTGACAGCGTTGAAGAGGGGGTAAAACATACTGTGGAAGTGATTAAGAAACATCCATTGCTTCCACCTACTGTACCCGTTCACGGCATGGTCATCGACTCCTACACGGGTGAACTTGATCTTGTCGCAGATGGGTACGGGCAACAGACATCTCTCTAA
- a CDS encoding carboxypeptidase M32: MEQQTQQQLESFRNLARKIKSYHEAIGLLHWDLRTGAPKKGVPTRSETLGMLSTEAFKLQTSADMKSYLDTLTSPAVLEQLEDIDRRQVEDCQKEYNRSQSVPPEKVQAYTVLTAKSETAWEDAKHNSDFAGFSPYLTDIVKLKQEFIDYWGVKDTRYDTLLDMYEPELTVEKVDAVFARLKARLVPLQEKINASANKPETEFLNQLFDKDQQEKFSLFILGQMGYDFEAGRLDESVHPFATGLNPGDVRITTNYLQDDVTSAVFSSLHEGGHALYEQNIDDSLAGTLLAEGTSMGIHESQSRLWENMIGRSLPFWTRYYKDLQQHFPQLNEVELEDFYRAINRVESSLIRIEADELTYNLHIIIRYEIEKMLFNEGLEVKDLPETWNAKYKEYLGVVPPNDGLGVLQDVHWSGGDFGYFASYSLGNMYAAQILHTLRKEMPEFDAHIAEGNLIPIKEWLTDKIYRYGKSRTPSELIVAVTGEELNPDYLADYLEAKYTEIYKL, translated from the coding sequence ATGGAACAACAAACACAGCAACAGCTGGAATCCTTCCGTAATCTGGCTCGCAAAATTAAGAGTTATCATGAAGCCATTGGTTTGCTTCACTGGGATCTGCGCACAGGTGCGCCCAAAAAAGGTGTCCCGACACGTTCGGAAACACTTGGCATGCTGTCGACCGAAGCATTCAAACTGCAAACCTCAGCTGACATGAAATCCTACCTGGATACATTAACAAGTCCAGCGGTGCTGGAACAGCTGGAAGATATCGATCGCCGTCAGGTGGAAGATTGCCAGAAAGAATATAATCGCAGTCAGTCCGTACCACCGGAAAAAGTACAAGCGTATACCGTACTTACCGCCAAATCGGAAACGGCTTGGGAAGATGCCAAGCATAATAGCGATTTTGCAGGTTTCTCGCCCTACCTTACCGATATTGTGAAGCTCAAACAAGAGTTCATTGACTACTGGGGTGTGAAAGATACTCGTTATGATACCCTTCTTGACATGTATGAGCCAGAACTGACGGTAGAAAAGGTGGATGCAGTATTTGCCCGTCTCAAAGCCCGCTTGGTGCCTCTGCAAGAGAAGATCAATGCGTCGGCCAACAAACCGGAGACAGAGTTCTTGAACCAGCTGTTTGACAAGGATCAACAGGAGAAATTCAGTTTGTTTATTCTGGGACAAATGGGTTACGATTTTGAAGCCGGCAGACTCGATGAGAGTGTTCACCCGTTCGCAACGGGCCTGAATCCAGGAGATGTGCGGATCACGACAAACTATTTGCAGGATGATGTGACGAGTGCGGTCTTCAGTTCACTACACGAAGGCGGACACGCCCTGTATGAGCAAAATATTGACGACAGCCTGGCTGGTACTCTTCTTGCCGAAGGAACGTCCATGGGAATCCACGAATCCCAGTCGCGTCTTTGGGAAAATATGATTGGCCGCAGTCTTCCATTCTGGACGCGCTATTATAAAGATCTGCAACAGCACTTCCCTCAATTAAACGAGGTTGAGTTAGAAGATTTTTATCGGGCAATTAACCGGGTTGAAAGCTCTCTGATCCGGATTGAGGCAGATGAGCTGACGTACAATCTGCACATCATCATTCGTTATGAAATTGAGAAAATGCTGTTTAACGAAGGCCTGGAAGTTAAGGACCTGCCGGAGACCTGGAATGCAAAATACAAGGAATATCTTGGCGTTGTGCCGCCGAATGATGGTCTGGGTGTGCTTCAGGATGTGCACTGGTCGGGTGGTGACTTTGGTTACTTTGCTTCTTACTCGCTCGGCAACATGTATGCTGCACAGATTCTACATACACTGCGCAAAGAAATGCCGGAGTTCGATGCCCATATTGCTGAAGGTAACCTGATTCCAATCAAGGAATGGTTGACTGACAAAATTTATCGTTATGGCAAAAGCCGCACTCCTTCCGAACTGATTGTGGCCGTAACGGGTGAAGAGTTGAATCCGGACTATTTGGCCGATTATCTGGAAGCGAAATATACCGAGATTTACAAGCTGTAG
- a CDS encoding ABC transporter substrate-binding protein — protein MKYTPWFIRAIVILLIIIVALTSCNRDKDETKITIGEVTRSVFYAPEYVAVAQGFFKEQGLEVDIQTTAGGDKTMAALLAGSVDIALVGAETSIYVYQQGAEDPVINFAQLTQTDGTFLFARNPEGDFNWDQLKQSTFLGQRKGGMPQMAGEFTLKKHGIDPQKDLELIQNVDFANIASAFASGTGDYVQLFEPQASIFEKEGRGKVVASFGTESGHLPYTVFMTKQSYINDNKDIVQKFTNGLHKAQAWVDSHTAEEIAEVIKPYFKDIDPAILVSSVNRYKEQGTYATDPIIDEDEWNNLLDVMSAAGELKQRVDSQSIVDNSYAEQAASAK, from the coding sequence ATGAAATACACGCCCTGGTTCATCCGGGCCATCGTCATTTTGCTCATTATCATCGTAGCTCTCACCAGCTGCAATAGAGATAAGGATGAAACCAAAATTACGATTGGTGAGGTCACACGTTCTGTGTTTTACGCGCCTGAGTATGTGGCCGTGGCCCAAGGTTTTTTTAAGGAACAGGGGCTTGAAGTGGACATTCAGACGACGGCTGGCGGAGACAAAACGATGGCTGCATTGCTTGCAGGCTCAGTAGATATCGCACTGGTCGGAGCAGAGACGTCTATTTATGTCTATCAACAAGGCGCAGAAGATCCGGTCATTAACTTTGCCCAACTTACACAGACGGACGGAACGTTCCTGTTTGCCCGCAATCCCGAAGGCGACTTCAATTGGGATCAATTGAAACAGAGTACATTCCTTGGACAAAGAAAAGGCGGTATGCCTCAAATGGCAGGCGAATTCACGCTGAAAAAACATGGCATTGATCCGCAGAAAGATCTGGAACTGATTCAAAATGTGGATTTTGCCAACATCGCTTCTGCATTTGCTTCAGGTACGGGGGATTATGTACAGCTGTTTGAACCTCAGGCGTCCATTTTTGAGAAAGAGGGCCGCGGCAAGGTTGTAGCCTCGTTTGGAACGGAAAGTGGTCATCTGCCTTATACGGTCTTCATGACCAAACAAAGTTATATCAACGACAACAAAGACATTGTACAGAAGTTCACTAACGGCTTGCACAAAGCACAAGCATGGGTGGATTCCCACACCGCTGAAGAGATTGCTGAAGTCATCAAACCTTATTTCAAAGATATCGATCCAGCCATTCTGGTAAGCAGTGTGAACCGTTACAAGGAACAGGGCACCTATGCAACCGATCCAATCATTGATGAAGACGAATGGAATAACTTGCTGGACGTCATGAGTGCTGCGGGAGAATTGAAACAGCGTGTGGATTCTCAATCGATTGTGGATAATTCCTATGCAGAACAAGCAGCATCAGCGAAGTAA
- a CDS encoding ABC transporter ATP-binding protein: protein MPESETVIRLEGISQVYVSEREASLVIENLNLQVEQGEFVSLVGPSGCGKTTLLSIIAGLLTPTAGEVKVKGKRIEGPSAQIGYMLQQDYLFPWRTILDNALIGLELTGTLNEQSRERTRELLAGMGLAGTEAQYPSELSGGMRQRVALVRTLATDPGILLLDEPFSALDYQTKLQLEDLVSDTLKKSGKTSVLVTHDLSEAIAVSDRVIVLDRNPGRIRKQFIIPEDLRNAQPFHAREQPGFNELFQALWSELDQSGGGEKNG, encoded by the coding sequence ATGCCTGAATCCGAAACGGTGATCAGACTGGAAGGAATTTCGCAAGTTTATGTCAGCGAGCGTGAAGCATCACTGGTTATCGAAAATTTGAATCTTCAGGTCGAGCAAGGAGAGTTCGTTAGTCTTGTCGGCCCAAGCGGATGTGGTAAAACGACATTGCTGTCGATCATCGCCGGGCTGCTCACACCGACCGCAGGCGAGGTCAAGGTTAAAGGGAAACGCATCGAAGGTCCGTCTGCCCAGATCGGCTATATGCTGCAACAGGATTATCTGTTTCCATGGCGCACCATTTTGGATAATGCCCTGATCGGACTTGAACTGACAGGTACGCTCAATGAACAGAGTCGTGAGCGCACACGTGAGCTGCTGGCAGGTATGGGTCTGGCTGGCACCGAAGCCCAGTATCCTTCCGAGTTATCCGGGGGCATGAGGCAACGGGTGGCTTTGGTACGTACACTGGCTACGGACCCGGGAATACTGTTGCTGGATGAACCCTTTTCCGCACTCGATTATCAAACCAAGCTGCAGCTGGAGGATCTGGTCTCGGACACATTGAAGAAATCCGGCAAAACCTCGGTGCTTGTTACCCATGATCTGTCGGAAGCTATTGCCGTCAGTGACCGCGTCATCGTGCTTGATCGCAATCCGGGGCGCATTCGGAAGCAGTTTATCATTCCCGAAGATCTGCGGAACGCACAGCCTTTTCACGCGAGGGAGCAGCCAGGGTTCAATGAGCTGTTCCAGGCGTTATGGAGTGAACTGGATCAGTCCGGAGGAGGTGAGAAGAACGGGTGA
- a CDS encoding ABC transporter permease, which translates to MRQLHQSHIQQVARWRHKVLAVQLSMLVFMFLLWELAGRLRWIDVLLFSYPSKIFNQIWKDIVSGELWAHVGVTVGETAVGFLLGTLVGTLLAVLIWWSPFLSKVLDPYMVVFNSMPKVALGPIFIVMFGAGFTAIVMTTLSITVIITTLVVYNSFNEVDQNYIKVIRTFGGDRSEIFSKVVLPASFPAIVSTLKVNVGMAWVGVIVGEFLVAKQGLGYLIIYGFQVFNFTLVLSSLLIIAAVATAMYQLVVYVERKLLAGRR; encoded by the coding sequence ATGAGACAGCTGCACCAAAGTCATATTCAACAGGTTGCCAGATGGCGACATAAAGTGCTGGCGGTGCAGCTGTCCATGCTGGTGTTTATGTTTTTGCTGTGGGAACTGGCGGGAAGGTTGCGCTGGATTGATGTGCTTTTGTTCAGTTATCCGAGCAAAATTTTCAATCAGATCTGGAAGGACATCGTCAGTGGAGAACTATGGGCGCATGTTGGGGTAACCGTTGGGGAAACGGCAGTCGGCTTTTTGCTGGGGACACTCGTCGGAACACTGCTTGCGGTTCTGATCTGGTGGTCTCCTTTTTTGTCCAAAGTGCTTGATCCCTATATGGTTGTGTTCAACAGCATGCCCAAAGTAGCGCTGGGTCCAATCTTTATCGTTATGTTTGGTGCAGGATTTACGGCCATTGTCATGACGACGTTATCCATTACAGTCATTATTACTACACTTGTCGTGTATAACAGCTTTAATGAAGTAGATCAGAACTATATTAAGGTTATCCGTACGTTTGGTGGCGATCGCTCCGAGATTTTCAGCAAAGTCGTATTGCCCGCTTCGTTTCCTGCCATTGTCTCTACCTTAAAAGTAAACGTGGGCATGGCCTGGGTCGGTGTGATTGTGGGTGAATTTCTGGTCGCCAAGCAGGGATTGGGCTATCTGATCATTTATGGATTTCAAGTGTTCAACTTTACCCTTGTTTTATCGAGCTTGTTGATTATTGCGGCTGTAGCCACAGCGATGTACCAACTCGTTGTATATGTAGAACGAAAGCTGCTGGCAGGACGCAGGTAA
- a CDS encoding aromatic acid exporter family protein, translating to MGFRVIKTAIAALMAVLIADWCGLPGPTSAGLLAILGVDVTRKRSIRTISARFFASVVGLLFASVLFHFLGFHYWVLAVYILIAFPVIVRAGFKEGIVTGSVVVFRVFSGGEMDVQVVLIQIGLLLIGLGSAMVVNLAYMPAADPQMLRIRKRIDELFSVIFKEFAATLRNPNEVWAGKELIEADKAVLGGIEAAKRSLENQVIHPNEGWSVYFYMRKTQLDSIQHMMHLVSQIYQKMPHAEMVSELFDQLSQDVLTESYTGRTEKLLADVQEEFKQMELPDTREEFEIRSAILQLCRELALYLKIAKKDKAPSPVSDRSQSTNE from the coding sequence ATGGGTTTTAGGGTAATTAAAACCGCAATAGCCGCGCTGATGGCCGTGCTGATTGCGGACTGGTGCGGCTTGCCCGGACCAACATCGGCGGGCTTGTTAGCCATACTCGGCGTTGATGTGACACGAAAAAGAAGTATTCGCACCATATCTGCGAGATTTTTCGCTTCCGTAGTGGGGCTTTTATTTGCAAGTGTACTTTTTCACTTTCTTGGCTTCCATTATTGGGTGCTGGCGGTCTACATACTGATTGCATTCCCGGTTATCGTTCGGGCCGGATTCAAGGAAGGCATTGTGACGGGTTCTGTCGTGGTGTTCCGGGTATTTAGCGGCGGTGAAATGGACGTACAGGTGGTTTTGATCCAAATTGGGCTGCTGTTGATTGGTCTCGGTTCCGCGATGGTTGTCAATCTGGCCTATATGCCGGCTGCGGACCCGCAGATGCTGCGTATTCGCAAAAGAATTGATGAATTATTCTCGGTTATCTTCAAGGAGTTTGCAGCCACGCTGCGCAATCCAAACGAAGTATGGGCAGGAAAAGAGCTTATTGAAGCCGACAAGGCTGTACTGGGCGGCATTGAAGCGGCCAAACGTTCATTGGAGAATCAGGTCATCCACCCGAATGAGGGATGGAGTGTTTACTTTTATATGCGCAAAACGCAATTGGATTCCATCCAGCATATGATGCATCTGGTATCCCAGATCTATCAGAAGATGCCGCACGCCGAAATGGTATCGGAGCTGTTCGACCAGCTCAGTCAGGATGTGCTCACTGAATCTTACACTGGACGTACAGAAAAACTTCTCGCAGATGTGCAAGAAGAATTCAAGCAAATGGAATTGCCGGATACAAGGGAAGAATTCGAGATTCGTTCCGCGATTCTCCAGCTGTGCCGGGAACTCGCGCTGTATCTGAAAATAGCCAAGAAGGACAAAGCACCGTCTCCGGTATCGGACCGGTCCCAATCTACAAATGAATAA
- a CDS encoding outer spore coat protein CotE — translation MSLSHKHQCREIITKAICGKGRKFSTVTHTVTPPHGPTSILGAWIINHQYEAVSAGDGIEVIGTYDINIWYSYDKNSQTDVAKETVSYVEHVPLSYLDPKHRAATVEVSADATQEPSCVEATVSAGGGSVIIRVEREFAVELVAETKVCVKVCTDGCGDYEDKDYDYGSGDGDYDDLDPDLLDDEL, via the coding sequence ATGTCATTGAGTCATAAACATCAATGTAGAGAGATCATCACGAAGGCGATCTGCGGCAAAGGTCGTAAGTTCTCTACCGTAACACATACCGTGACTCCGCCACATGGTCCGACCAGTATTTTGGGGGCTTGGATTATCAACCACCAATATGAAGCCGTATCAGCGGGGGACGGAATTGAAGTTATTGGTACTTACGATATCAACATTTGGTATTCCTATGACAAAAATTCACAGACGGATGTAGCCAAAGAAACGGTGTCGTATGTAGAACATGTGCCTTTGTCCTATCTGGACCCGAAACACCGGGCCGCCACTGTGGAGGTATCTGCGGATGCAACGCAGGAACCAAGCTGTGTGGAAGCCACGGTGTCGGCAGGTGGAGGCAGCGTAATTATCCGGGTGGAACGGGAATTCGCTGTTGAACTGGTCGCCGAGACCAAAGTTTGTGTGAAAGTGTGCACGGATGGCTGTGGAGATTACGAAGACAAGGATTATGACTACGGCAGTGGTGATGGAGATTATGATGATCTCGATCCCGACCTGCTTGACGATGAGCTGTAA